Proteins found in one Mytilus edulis chromosome 2, xbMytEdul2.2, whole genome shotgun sequence genomic segment:
- the LOC139511274 gene encoding uncharacterized protein — translation MSILAYIQTIYDSLGSFALYVYTFIINLVEFNFKAVTVTVETFQDIITTTVNIFKVINSILSNVISSAFDFLVEIFGLLHALVLVLWKFMVFLGSVLYSLYQCIEILLHFIAINAVWLFRLCTSGAFSFKEILIKIYNLTSYYAVITFNQITDGISTIGTSGSEGMVFLFKTLKWCLSSFWLNIDSGMMGFAEGVRYVTDSIYYSMIDFIYLKRETYIGLIFCLLVIWILFNVFRSLKQRGMTFPGIQENFDAQYARVRPTFGFDFSDNEEDESDGQNEDDSDITVASSEADDEEVEEYEVDDLTTDDEELSDSDSSIDIQLPPVNSASYNLRRSTTPCNGGVHTSEDFQKEIEKEKEKLKCVVCQDNDKSVLILPCRHLCLCLSCGNTIARLRNVDRRVCPLCRVRIETIMNVYT, via the coding sequence ATGAGTATATTGGCATACATTCAAACTATTTATGATTCCTTGGGAAGCTTTGCATtatatgtttatacatttatcattaatTTAGTGGAATTTAATTTCAAGGCTGTGACAGTTACTGTTGAAACTTTCCAAGATATTATTACAACGACAGTGaacatttttaaagttataaacAGCATCCTCTCAAACGTCATATCCTCTGCATTTGACTTTTTGGTAGAAATATTTGGACTCCTGCATGCACTAGTTTTAGTACTATGGAAATTTATGGTTTTTCTTGGGTCTGTTCTATACTCGTTATATCAATGCATTGAGATTTTGCTACATTTTATTGCAATTAATGCAGTATGGCTCTTCCGCTTATGTACTAGTGGTGCATTTAGTTTCAAAGAAATCCTTATAAAGATATATAACTTAACATCATATTATGCAGTTATAACCTTCAATCAAATAACTGATGGAATATCTACGATTGGAACAAGTGGCTCTGAAGGAATGGTTTTCTTATTCAAAACATTGAAATGGTGTTTATCATCATTTTGGTTGAACATTGACAGTGGAATGATGGGGTTCGCTGAGGGTGTAAGATATGTCACTGATTCGATATATTACAGTATGATTGACTTTATATACCTGAAGAGAGAAACATACATAGGCCTTATATTTTGCCTTCTTGTTATTTGGATACTTTTCAATGTGTTCAGATCTTTAAAGCAACGTGGTATGACCTTCCCTGGAATTCAGGAAAACTTTGACGCTCAATATGCAAGAGTAAGACCTACTTTTGGATTTGATTTCTCAGACAATGAAGAGGATGAATCGGATGGACAAAATGAAGATGATAGTGACATCACAGTGGCGTCATCTGAGGCCGACGATGAAGAGGTCGAAGAGTATGAGGTTGATGACCTCACAACAGATGATGAAGAGTTGTCAGATAGTGATTCCTCAATTGATATtcagttgcctccagtaaatagTGCTAGTTATAACTTACGTAGATCAACCACTCCATGTAATGGGGGCGTACATACATCAGAAGATTTccaaaaagaaattgaaaaggAGAAGGAGAAATTGAAGTGTGTTGTTTGTCAGGATAATGATAAATCTGTTTTGATTTTACCATGTAGACATTTGTGTTTGTGTCTCAGTTGTGGAAATACAATTGCAAGATTAAGAAATGTTGATCGGAGAGTATGTCCTCTTTGTAGAGTGAGAATTGAAACAATTATGAATGTCTATACATAG